TTATGGTTGTTTCGCACCACCGTTGGCCACATAACAAAAAATGTCAAAAATGCTAGCTCTTGAAGATATTCCAACATGTTTTTGAGCACTATATCAAATCATATTGCATTTGCATCAAAAAGATATTCTGGTGTAGTGAATGACAGTAATGTTACTGAGTTCATTTTGGTGCAGTACATCTCTCTCTCAAATCATAAGATTTGTGGTTTAATAAAAGGGACATGCTATGTTCTATCTTTTGATTGAAAAAGAGTTTTGAATATCGAAATGAGAATATGATACTCAAAAACACTAGCTGAGTAACCTGACGAAGTACAATTATCTTATCTCAGCCTTCAGGAATCTACAAAAGAACCTTCTTCCTTTCTCACTTAGTTTCCACGCAACCCTTGTTAGTTTCACACACAGATTAAGAACTGCCCAGAGTTCAAAACCATATTAAAGACCTCACTTAGCACCTAAATCATTGCCGATTTTAAACAATCACAGAGAGAAACGAAACACAAGTCTGAAAGAAAACACAAGTCTCAACTGGTCCTTTTCGTTGAGACCATCACTATCTTCATTCTCTGATTATCACTTGCTCACCTTTCCTAGTCTCGCTTGCAAATGGATCAGAAAGCACCAACCTCAACTCACACAGGTGTTTGTGAAAAGCTGTTCAATGCTTTATCCGGTAGTCCTACTTTTCGATCATTTTGCCGAATTTCTCATCACCCACAAACACCCACTGCTTCTCCAAGTCTACCAGCACCAACACCTTTACCACCTCCGACTAGTCTAGAGTACAACTCCAGTACATTGGGAATACAAACAAAACCACATTCTCGTGGGAAAAATGACCAAGGTACGCATCTGGGGCACACTCATGGTGCCCAAAACAATCCACATACTCTTGCCAAAAATGAAGAGCAGACCCACAAGCCTGAAAAGAGCAAAATAGCTGAAGCAGAACTTCCAACTAAGGCTCATCCTTCTCTACCATTGCCAAAACCCAAAACTGAGAGAGTGAAATTCACACCTGAATCTACTCGGGAGAGAGTGAAGAGCCAAGTATTTAAAGTCAATTCAAAGATTGAACCAGAAACACCATCTAATGTTTCAGTGAAGGAGAAAGCTAAAACAAATCCTGAGGTATCCTTGGCTCCACCACCTGTTGCAGACTCTGGGAGGGGAATGCCGAAGGTCGAGCCACCAACTCTGCAACCAGCCCCAGAATTGGGGCCGACAAAAGCAGAAGACGCAAAAAAGACAAGATCTAGTACTATAAATGAAAAAGCTTCAGACTACATAACTCGAGCAAGAGCCAAAATTAGGACTACTACAATGGCTGGAGGGAGGTTTTCTTCCTCCAAGTGAGGACTATAAAATATGCTACAGGTTAAAAGAATCAGATAACAACGATCGGCAGAAGGCAGTAATGGTTTGGAAGTTGCTAAAGATTTTTCACTTTCAGGTGTATTATTTGATACTATCTTCATTTATGTATGTGTTTTAGTGTGTGGTTGTCTTAGCAAGCTTAAGTTAAAGcttgttttttatatttttgtggtGGGTATTGAGATTATATTGAAAGAGAAGTGGAACCAATCTGGGACTTGATGAAAATTCCAACTCAAATTAACTACAGACTGCAATTATGAACAAAAAGAAATATTGCCACGGCAGTCCAGCTGATCTAACCAGGAATCACAGTCAATCAAAGAAGATATAACAATACTCAGATCTACAATTATCCCGCAAAAGAAGAAAGGAAACAAGAAATTTCTGTTGTATGCTACACTTAATTGCATGTTCAACGTTGTTATATAGGCTACTCCTTCAAAATTGAAACAGTCTTGAGTAATGTTCCTAACACccaaaagaaaaagggaaaaaaagaaaTTTCTGTTGTAGGCTACACTTAATCGCATGTGCAACGTTGTTATATAGGCTACCCTTTCAAAACAGAAACAGTCTTAAGTAATATTCCTAACATGGCCGGTGTcgctgtagtacagtggtaaagtcgctgggtgatgataccagtgacctgagttcgaaactcgctagcaccaaattctttactgatcaaaaaaaatttattccTAACATGGATTATTCAGAGTGCTAAATGAATTGAGcattgataataaaataaagcAAAGACTTGCACCAGTTGTATTGATCTGCTTAAATTTATACCAATCTGGGCCACAACTAAAAGCATTGAGCCTATGGTTTGATCCGTCCACATAGGCGCCAATATGCTCCTTGATGAAACATAGACTTCTCGAATACCCATATATCACGTACTAGTACCTAAGGAAGACAGAAGATATGGACCCATAATTATTACAATATTTGATACTAGTATTTTTTTAAAATGGTTAGCTTCCATATACAAAGTACATTGGATGAGCATGCATATGATCTGAATTTAATTGAAGGCATATAGAAGATAATGTGGGGTGACAACATTTTTGAGAAAATGCTTTGTACTGTTTGTCGACATAAACCAAGAAAACAATGTAATCCATCTGAACCGGCACAAAACTTGCAGTACTAGCTTACCTCTTTCGATTTATCACCAGCAACAACTGCACCTTTTGAATCACATGCCTCAAACTTCTGCAGAAATATAAAGCATAAGATTATTATTTTTAGCAAATCAAGGAAACATCGATTTCACCTGGATCAAGTCCTTACATGCTTAGCAAGGAATTCGAGTGTAAGCTGTACGAACACTTTGTTAAGATCATTTCTGTCAATTGCAATCTGCAAgataaagattaaaaaaaaaaaaacagaaacagaTTCTGGTTATCAGTGAAATAATTGGGGGGAGTTttataattaaatatttaagTGGCCATCTTTCGTAGAGTAGTGTTTCATTACATTCTATTTCTTTTATGGATTCGTTTAAAatgctttcttttcttttttcccagGCCATCTAGTAAAACATTTTCTTCGTAAGACAGAAGAAGGGAAAGAAGTCCCAACCTGGTCCGGATTTCACCGAGGTGCACACAAACTACAGTCACTATTTCTCTATTGCTAAAAACTTGACCTAATTCATTCCAGGATGTGTACTGtcatttttattaaataataaaCTACATAATAACTGCCACCTTTGACGTTCAGGACATGGTAGTCAAGTTAGTTACTATAGATAGAGAATATAAGCAATTTGAATGATTGCCTCATCACAGTAGCcaaatcaaaattttgttttctaGTTGTATTGTGCTATTATTTGGATACAAAAAGTAATGCAAATCAGAAAACAGATGATACGCACCAGTCTAGCTCTCAGGGTACGTATTTTAACGACTGGCTCAACCAGCTCCCAATAAACACTGCTCCACATGGATTGCCTGGTCTTGATCTCATTCTTCAGGGCCTAAAGTGCCAAACAGAACAACACTTAGACAAAAATGAAAACCAAGGGTCATTATACACCTGGACATTAATCAATGAATGAATCATTAGAAGCAGCAAATGACAAGAAAGTATAATTGCTCACAGAATACATTTTCTCTGTAACTGCTTTCCGTAAAGGTGTTTTATCGCCATTTGCCATTAGAGTGTTTATCTGGAAAGCAAATGAAATTACAAAATCACATCAGCAGTATAAATTAACATTCCtacaaaataaatttaaatacAGAATCCTTTCATTTAAAGAGTTCTACATGAGATAAATAGTTAAGTACTAAAGCAAGAAGCTCTGGGGTTAAGAGTCCGATTGTCATTTGTCATATAGATACAGCAAACCGAGCAGGTTACGTTATAATACTATCTAATGTTTATGGATTGAAAATTAGTGTCCTCTGTGGCACTCATGATGCTCAGACTCATACAATAACATCATGAATAAGGAATAACAAAATAACAGTTACTTGTTAGTAGCAAATCAAAgaacacaaaaatactcataggGAGATCACCTCCTTGTAAAGCTGTACAGCCTCCTGGTAGAATTCCTTCTTAGAATATCCAGATTTCCTCAACTTGGCAATTGCATAAGCACTCCTCATCTGTAAACATCAAAGCAAACCAACAAAAGTGATATGGTTTGTGCACTAGGCAATCTCGGTTCTCAAGCTAAGTGACGTGAACATATTTAGGTCTCCAAGAGCAAAAATAGTAACGTGAATCATGCTTTCAGTTGTTCACAGAAAATCAAAAAACCTGATGTGTTATCTTCAATTTCAAGTGAGATATTAGTAACTGTGAATGACAATCAATATTACAGACCAGTATACACATTTGATTTTGCTCTAACATGCCATTCACCATTTTAAGTTCTATTCAAGTGACATTAGAGAAAAAGCCTTCCGCGGATTTCAATTTAGTATATCTGCAGCAGGGAGAGATATAGATGCACTAGAAACCAACAGCTAGCAGACCATAGATTAATACCTCAATTTTGATATCATCTTTTGTTCTTCTCCAACCATCTCTGGTAAACCATCTGACAAATAAGAAGTCAAATGTCAGTACAAATAACAAAGattaattacaaaaataaaagatgtacaatGTCATTTGCCACAGATGTTTCATCCTTGTTAGGGCCCATTTGTTTCATTAACTATTATCGGGTAACAGTGAACTCCACGTAGTGAATTCTAACTGACATATCTGAGGGCCTGACCACAGATTATTTTCTCCTTCGACGTTACAACTACTAGAAATGAGGCCTCATATACAATATGATTTATCGCGCGACATCTAGATACAAGTATCTAAATTCTAACACAATAGCTTATTTAAGTCATGTAAAAGAATATCCATGTTTGCTGTCTAAAGTTCACATCAGGTTTCTTCTTCATGCCAAATTCTTAAAGAACTCCGAGTATATGAAGCTAAAACAATGTAAAAGGATAAAACCAAATCGAACTCCACCCTCGCATCCTATTATTACATAACTTCAAATTTTacgcaaaacaaaaagaaacccTTAGAATTTAACCAACCTTCGCCAAAATGGAATCTTTGTACGAGGCTCATATGGTTCATAGACAAATCCTGGGCTCGTCATGGATATTTGCATAGCCCCCTAGATACATATGATAACCAGATATCAATGCTGTTACACGGAGATAAATGTGCATGGAATTTAAGGTTGCAATGGAAGCAAAAACCAGTTACAATAAGCAGAAAAAACAATACAGGAGAGCTTGAAGCTGAGCTAGACATAATGCATTCAATGTGTGGCCAAGCGGTTCAGCTAACCCCACAGTTGCAGTAAATTAAGGTATTTGAAATGCAATCTCGAGAATCATTTTTGGAAGGGGTCAGATCATAAGAAAAACAGTCTCTCTAATGGCAACGGTCATCATTAGACGTTACCGTTTTCCAGGTCATTAAAATCTCCTTCTTCAACCTAATTGGGCAATCAAGTTTTTCAGACATATATCCAACAAGTAGAACAAATCTCTGACTTAAGTGTGACAAATGGAGCAAAACCAGTAAACCCGTGACAAGAAGTGTAATAAAAGGTTATCAATGCGGTTATATACTAGGTCTTCAAGTATACTTGATTTTTAGTTTGTGTTCAGAACTAATAAAGATACCAAAAAGGGCGAAAACAAATACCATTTGTCGTGCTTGAGGAGGTGCTTTCACTTGTGTGCTCATCAGCCTATTTCCATTCATGAGTGTAGATAGATAATCAGCAGCCTAAGAACACAACAAAACCACTTACCCAATTAGAAAGAAATCAAAACATCAAATTGAAACTACAGACAATCATTGAAGTATTTTTGAATTAccattgtggaattcagtgaccCTGCACTTGATTTCACCAAAGGAAAACTTCCATAATCCTTGCATGATGAGATAGTGGAGAATCTCTGATTCTGAAACCCtacaactaatcacattatcACACACACATAAAAAGAACCCCAAATCAAAACAAACTCTTTTACAAGCTAATAAGACAGAACAAGTCATTTCTTAATTATTATTTACCTTTCTCATCAGGATTGAAGTAGTAGTTTTTTGAGCTTCCAAACCTAGAAATTTCAAGATTTAAATCAgaataaattaaaaaaacattTTAGAAGGAAATctaaaatggaaaagaaaataattacttaCAGAGATGAAATTTCACGAGTTTGAAGAGAGTGATAGAGATATCTGATGTTTCTTGATCTTGCTAAAGCCATcgcatgaaattagggtttagaataaTGCTGAATGATCAAATTGGTACAGATCCTTTCTCATAACTGCGCAAATGGAAAAGAGAAACTGAGAAAggaatggttttttttttgttgtcgtTTAAGGGTTTAAGGAGTAATGTTTCTATGCTTCGCCTGGTAGTAGGAAGGGGCGGGCCTGGTGGTGCTTGGCCTCCGACTACCACATGCACGGGCCACATATTAAAAAGTACTCCACATATTTAAGGAGTAGTATTTTAATACTTATCAATAAGACGAGGTATTGTGGCTCTTTCCAAGCCCTTTCTAATTGTCTTTTCATGTCAGTTTGGGAAGCGTCCAGACCCAACGGTATTTTCTGGTTTTAGTAGAGGACGGTAATGATTAGTCGTTCTGTTCAAATATAACGGCTAATCATCAACCATTCTACCAAAACCGAATTATTATTGGCCGTTTCATGAAGAATGCTAGACattatccattttttttattttgaccaGTCAATAACTATTGAACTAGACAACCATTATTTGTTCTATAGTTTGTTCTCAAACCACACAGAGAAACCGATCAGGGTTCATTCGACGATTTTCATTTTCATGGTTCCGGAGAGAAAAACTCAAAATCTTCATACTTATAATCAAGGGAAGTTTTATACTTATAACCTTTCATGATatgaaaactaagttaatttttgaTGTTAGTTTGTCATGTCGAAGCGTAAGATACGATTTTTGTGTTAGTTAATCGTCTTCTTGTTAAGAAAAGCTGATTGAAATTGCATATTATTTGCTTTTGCTTGAAGAAATAAGGTGTTAAAATACGACGCTTTTGCTTTTGTTATATTTCCATTATGATTGTTTAGATtgttatgattcaattgtttccagttaagaaaaacgtTGTCAattctgttttttgtttttgcttaacgaaaaagGGATCATTCGTTTTAGTCATTTTGATTCCTGATAAgagtaactaagttaattctgatcttacttagaTCTTATCAAAATCaggattcgattattcaagtctagtcAATTCCTTGACGAGAAAAACTAATTAACTAACCTAGTTCTTGTCTTGTCTAAAAGAAGGTACAGTCTTTTTTATGAATGATTGGAACTTGATaagagaaattaagttaattctgatatcTTTTGAATCTTATCGAATAAAGCAATTATACATACATCATCCGTGCAATTTCGTAACTAATTTTTCTTAGTCAACTAATCGGATTAAGAGAAAATTGCTTCGAGCAATTGTTTCCTTAATGGCATGCTAAAACAAGATTACTTAGGtatttttggttttagtattggttatctaaaatggtatgagAAACATTCATACTTatctcttataggttgtacaagttctTATGAAtttataagatcctttcggtttgctctTATGGAGTaaataaatgatttatgattactAGGAAAGGACATATGTTCTTAAAACGTTATAtgtaacgaaagagtaaagcatccactaagggggagaaacatatcatcgtgCCTAGCTTTCCTTTAAGAGGAGTAAAGCTtttttattcaaatgtcaacatcgacatctattttttttaatatgtgcaggatattgtgttgttgaaacttggaagaaagagtatgaagaatgagttattagtaattcgtttatctccatatgtattagagttttgttactaaaattgacaggGGGGGATTGtgagagaattgctcggttgaacccaccaaacgctGGTACGTCAAAATTGGTTGTCATGttttaatatcaaaactcaattagactcGCTTGCTTAAATTaataaagtcaacttcgttaggttagactaggaagtgtAGAAATGTTGAGATATAAaggtattactctgaagacctgaagaatccgAAGACTtatcgacatcaacgaagacatcttcc
This DNA window, taken from Papaver somniferum cultivar HN1 chromosome 3, ASM357369v1, whole genome shotgun sequence, encodes the following:
- the LOC113355388 gene encoding uncharacterized protein LOC113355388 isoform X1 encodes the protein MALARSRNIRYLYHSLQTREISSLFGSSKNYYFNPDEKVVGFQNQRFSTISSCKDYGSFPLVKSSAGSLNSTMAADYLSTLMNGNRLMSTQVKAPPQARQMGAMQISMTSPGFVYEPYEPRTKIPFWRRWFTRDGWRRTKDDIKIEMRSAYAIAKLRKSGYSKKEFYQEAVQLYKEINTLMANGDKTPLRKAVTEKMYSALKNEIKTRQSMWSSVYWELVEPVVKIRTLRARLIAIDRNDLNKVFVQLTLEFLAKHKFEACDSKGAVVAGDKSKEVLVRDIWVFEKSMFHQGAYWRLCGRIKP
- the LOC113355388 gene encoding uncharacterized protein LOC113355388 isoform X2; the encoded protein is MALARSRNIRYLYHSLQTREISSLFGSSKNYYFNPDEKGFQNQRFSTISSCKDYGSFPLVKSSAGSLNSTMAADYLSTLMNGNRLMSTQVKAPPQARQMGAMQISMTSPGFVYEPYEPRTKIPFWRRWFTRDGWRRTKDDIKIEMRSAYAIAKLRKSGYSKKEFYQEAVQLYKEINTLMANGDKTPLRKAVTEKMYSALKNEIKTRQSMWSSVYWELVEPVVKIRTLRARLIAIDRNDLNKVFVQLTLEFLAKHKFEACDSKGAVVAGDKSKEVLVRDIWVFEKSMFHQGAYWRLCGRIKP